A window of Primulina tabacum isolate GXHZ01 chromosome 4, ASM2559414v2, whole genome shotgun sequence contains these coding sequences:
- the LOC142543276 gene encoding LOW QUALITY PROTEIN: uncharacterized protein LOC142543276 (The sequence of the model RefSeq protein was modified relative to this genomic sequence to represent the inferred CDS: inserted 1 base in 1 codon), with the protein MASGTTGDFNYDYLKSTSTVLWNENSKVYTRRVRKKLPKTSVDIDTANVGTGTSTAASASTENPSTTAASTEVFSPIIAAAASTEEHIHSAVASSPKPSNGIAATTATFPRYLGNNILQECVEASVVEDIDSSRGRLQVQSPILEQTPSQTLADRDVDSFQSQQLSGQVKHDELRPSVSENDFSSQNVVGQGGCCQSLGQQKRSRLSPLLNDAETQSPNETPLFHIDAEAQSPKETPLFHIDAEAQSPKETRSSHSENEKLQISENGRQNLRESSALSGENDLPNYSQIKLQNDESSMSVLPPAPSSNWPANTNKLVQPLVITRINDXVLFRLSKATQKDDIKEFRSKLEKELDQIRKLVNHLEVKEHELASSNAHVSNGVFNNIDSGVDGSEIGGCYHSQPGNVPNCAAERRALVRINSEMSVMGIQETTPMKLARLSSDVGTAGTLDTKPYSRQLSIAVMENTHDAGEIIDKEKRTPKANQYYRNSEFLLGKDRLPPESNKKLKTNHGRKHGGQSEQAPDFGFGFDKNRNQVFKSCSSILQRLMKHKHGWVFNEPVDAKALGLHDYHVVINHPMDLGTIKTRLLQNWYKSPREFAEDVRLVFRNAMTYNPKGQDVHVMAEELSGIFEEKWAVMETKYNPYLKYHVYQDAGLPTPTSRKFPQPYLEPIAPASVHAFAPTAPMTIDSKIQRSHVGRMPVPKKPKAKDLNKRDMTYEEKQRLSTNLQNLASDKLDAIIQIIKKNNTALSQHDDEIEVDIDSVDQETLWELDRFVSNYKKGLSKKKRKAELALQVRTVSNQSVSLMTTTPTVPEVQVESGTVIDKQDTHAVEGEKHGKYVSRSGSSASSSSDSGPSSSDSDSGHSSADGPDAG; encoded by the exons ATGGCTTCTGGCACCACTGGGGATTTCAATTATGATTATTTGAAATCGACGAGTACGGTTTTATGGAATGAAAATAGCAAAGTTTATACACGAAGAGTCCGCAAGAAACTCCCAAAAACTAGCGTCGACATCGATACAGCAAACGTCGGAACTGGAACCTCCACAGCTGCCTCTGCCAGCACCGAGAATCCCTCAACCACTGCTGCATCCACCGAGGTTTTCTCTCCCATTATTGCCGCAGCTGCCTCCACCGAGGAGCATATCCACTCTGCAGTTGCCTCGTCTCCGAAGCCAAGTAATGGCATTGCAGCCACAACAGCCACATTCCCCAGGTATTTGGGTAACAATATTCTGCAAGAATGTGTGGAAGCATCAGTGGTGGAGGATATTGATTCCTCTCGGGGAAGGCTGCAAGTGCAGTCCCCAATTCTTGAACAGACTCCTTCACAAACACTGGCAGACAGAGATGTTGATTCCTTCCAGTCTCAGCAGTTGTCAGGACAAGTAAAGCATGATGAGCTGAGACCATCAGTGTCTGAGAATGATTTTTCGAGTCAGAATGTTGTGGGGCAAGGCGGTTGCTGTCAAAGTTTGGGGCAGCAGAAGCGGAGCAGGTTGTCTCCATTGCTGAATGATGCTGAAACCCAGAGTCCAAATGAAACTCCCTTGTTTCATATTGATGCTGAAGCCCAGAGTCCAAAGGAAACTCCCTTGTTTCATATTGATGCTGAAGCCCAGAGTCCAAAGGAAACCCGTTCGTCTCATAGTGAGAATGAGAAACTGCAGATAAGCGAGAATGGGCGACAGAATTTGAGGGAATCATCTGCATTATCTGGTGAGAACGATCTGCCTAACTACAGTCAGATAAAGCTGCAGAATGATGAAAGTTCAATGTCAGTGCTACCGCCAGCTCCCTCTAGCAATTGGCCTGCAAACACGAATAAACTGGTGCAGCCACTGGTGATAACTAGGATTAATG AGGTTTTGTTTAGGTTATCAAAAGCAACACAGAAAGATGATATCAAGGAGTTTAGGAGCAAGTTAGAGAAAGAGCTTGATCAGATTCGAAAGTTGGTTAATCACCTTGAAGTCAAAGAGCATGAACTTGCTTCATCTAATGCCCATGTTAGCAATGGTGTTTTCAATAATATAGACTCTGGTGTTGACGGCAGTGAAATTGGTGGATGTTATCATTCTCAACCAGGAAATGTGCCTAATTGTGCAGCGGAGAGGAGGGCATTGGTGAGAATTAATTCAGAGATGAGTGTGATGGGGATCCAAGAAACTACGCCTATGAAATTAGCTAGACTGAGTTCTGATGTGGGTACTGCAGGAACTCTTGACACAAAGCCGTATAGTAGGCAGCTCAGTATTGCTGTAATGGAGAACACTCATGATGCTGGTGAAATTATTGACAAGGAGAAGAGAACTCCAAAGGCAAATCAGTATTACAGAAATTCGGAGTTCCTGCTGGGGAAGGACAGATTGCCTCCTGAAAGTAACAAGAAATTGAAAACCAATCATGGGAGGAAGCATGGTGGTCAATCAGAACAAGCACCTGATTTCGGTTTTGGGTTTGATAAGAACCGGAATCAAGTGTTTAAAAGCTGTAGCAGTATACTTCAGAGGTTGATGAAGCATAAGCATGGTTGGGTTTTTAACGAGCCAGTGGATGCCAAGGCCCTTGGGCTGCATGATTATCATGTTGTCATTAATCACCCAATGGACTTGGGTACAATTAAAACTAGATTATTGCAAAACTGGTATAAATCACCTAGAGAATTTGCAGAGGATGTGAGACTTGTGTTTCGCAATGCCATGACTTATAACCCGAAGGGTCAGGATGTTCATGTTATGGCAGAAGAATTGTCAGGTATTTTTGAGGAGAAGTGGGCTGTTATGGAGACAAAGTATAATCCCTATTTGAAATATCATGTGTACCAGGACGCAGGGTTGCCTACTCCCACTTCGAGAAAGTTTCCTCAGCCTTATTTAGAACCAATTGCTCCAGCCTCTGTTCATGCCTTCGCACCTACTGCACCTATGACTATTGATTCAAAAATTCAACGTTCGCATGTTGGCAGGATGCCAGTTCCTAAGAAACCTAAAGCAAAGGATCTGAATAAAAGGGACATGACTTACGAGGAGAAGCAAAGACTTAGCACTAACCTTCAGAACTTGGCTTCTGATAAGCTTGATGCCATTATTCAAATCATTAAGAAGAATAATACTGCACTTTCTCAACATGATGATGAGATTGAAGTTGACATTGACAGTGTCGATCAAGAAACACTGTGGGAGCTCGATCGATTTGTGAGTAATTACAAAAAGGGCTTGagcaagaagaaaagaaaagctGAACTTGCTCTTCAAGTTAGAACAGTATCTAATCAGTCTGTTTCACTGATG ACCACCACCCCAACTGTACCGGAGGTCCAGGTTGAAAGTGGAACAG TCATTGATAAGCAGGACACACATGCTGTTGAAGGTGAAAAGCATGGTAAATATGTCAGTAGGTCTGGTAGTTCAGCCAGTTCCAGCAGCGATTCTGGACCGTCTTCCAGTG ATTCTGACAGTGGCCATTCCTCTGCGGATGGACCGGATGCAGGATAA